One Myxocyprinus asiaticus isolate MX2 ecotype Aquarium Trade chromosome 20, UBuf_Myxa_2, whole genome shotgun sequence genomic region harbors:
- the LOC127411522 gene encoding antimicrobial peptide NK-lysin-like, with translation MFRNIVLVTLLISTVCALHYEMHKGSTGDEPEESSGMSMAETEGLPGVCWACKWAMRKLKKRISTGATSDDIKKLLSGICDEIGFLKSMCRSFVNKFTDMLVEELSTTDNAQTICGNIGVCKKKG, from the exons ATGTTCCGAAATATTGTCCTTGTCACCCTGCTGATATCCACAG TTTGCGCTCTGCACTATGAGATGCACAAAGGCTCGACTGGAGATGAACCTGAAGAAAGCTCT GGTATGTCTATGGCAGAAACAGAAGGGCTACCTGGAGTTTGCTGGGCATGTAAATGGGCCATGAGGAAGCTGAAAAAACGAATCTCCACCGGTGCCACTTCG GACGACATCAAAAAGCTGCTGTCAGGCATCTGTGATGAGATTGGCTTCCTAAAATCCATGTGTAGGAGCTTTGTGAACAAGTTCACCGATATGCTGGTTGAAGAACTTTCAACTACTGATAATGCTCAAACCATCTGTGGAAACATTGGTGTTTGCAAGAAAAAGGGATAG